The sequence AATAAAAACAGGATTTTCCTTTGCAATCATGGCATTAAAATGATGCAACCAAAGCGGAGGAACTATACAGTCTGCATCCGTAGTAACAATCCAGGAACCTTGACTTTTTGAAATGGCCAATTCAATTGCTTTTTTCTTATAGGCCAGCTGACTTCCGTCTTTATAAAAATTCTGTAACGAAAGCAATTGTATCTGCGGATAGCTAGCTGCCAAGTTCAATACTTTGTCTGCAGTATCATCTGTTGAAAAATCATCTACGACTATCACTTCATAGCTTGCTGAAGGATACTGCTGCTGCAAAATACTCTGCAAGCAGGCTTCAATAACTTCCGATTCGTTTCTGGCCGGTACAATCACAGAGAAGAAAACAGGAGGTTGCAAGGATAAGTTTCCTGGTTCAAAGGGCTTTAGGCGGTTAAACCAGAAACGATACAACCAGATCAAACCGCTGTAAAAAGTGGCCAATAGTAACCCTACAATTAAATACCATAGCTCCATTACAGCAAAGAAAATCAATCTATTCCAATAAATCAGCTCCTTAAAATGCAGCCGACCGCAAAGATTTGCCCAAATTTTATCTAATATTTCTTGGTATTGTGAGAGAAACGGGTCAACTTTGAAATAGTTGCATAACTAACTATATGCCAAACAACCATTTTAAAAGAGGAGAATTATACAGCGTCATCAATGGAATGGCTTCCACTGCTGTTGCAAGGAGATTGCAGAAAAATTTCCGCAACGCGGGATTGGAAATCACGATTGAGCAATGGAGTGTTTTATACCATTTATGGAAAGAAGATGGCCTTAGTCAGCAGGAACTCTGCAACAGAACTTTCAGAGACAAGCCCAGCATTACCCGATTGATTGACAATCTGGAGAAACAACAACTGGTGAAAAGAGTAGCATCGCCTACAGACAGAAGAATCAACCTGGTACAACTGACAGATGCTGCTAAAGACCTGCAACAAATCACCATTGATCTAGCCAATCAAACTATGGCGGAGGCTTTAATAGGCGTTGACAAGAAGGAAATTGAAATTGTAAAATCTGTTTTTCAGAGAGTATACGATAACCTAACCTTAACGCCGGTAGATCAATTGAATTAAGAACTTTATAAACACATTAAACGATTAACGATGGAAGCCACAAACAAAACAAAAGCCCTTTTGGGTGGAGAATGGATCATCAAGGAAAGCAATCCCCACGAAACTTTTATTCCTGAGGATTTTAATGAAGAACAACAGATGGTCATGGATATGTGCCATCAGTTTTTGAATGCAGAAGTATTGCCTGTAGTAGACAAAATTGACAAAATGGAGCCAGGTCTGGTAGCTTCATTAATGCAGAAAGCAGGTGAACAGGGCTTACTCTCAACTTCTTTCCCTGAAGAATATGGCGGTTTAGGTAAAGACTTCATAACTTCTACCATAGTGAATGAAGGAATGGGTGGAGGTTATTCCTTCTCTGTTGCAGTTGCTGCACATACAGGAATTGGATCATTACCTATTTTATATTTTGGTACAGAAGCTCAGAAAGAAAAATATATACCCAAGCTGGCTAGTGGTGAATGGAAGGGTGCTTATGGATTAACAGAGCCGAATAGCGGAAGTGATGCATTGGGCGCAAAAACCACTGCAAAGCTTAGTGAAGACGGAAAGCACTATATTTTAAATGGACAAAAATGCTGGATTACCAATGGTGGTTTTGCAGACGTATACACCGTATTCGCAAAAATTGATGGTGACAAATTCACCGGATTTATTGTTGAGCGCGGAATGGAAGGATTTACACAAGGACCCGAAGAACATAAAATGGGAATCAAAGGTTCATCTACTGTACAACTATACTTCCAAGATTGTAAAGTACCTGTAGAAAACGTTTTAGGTGAAATAGGCAAAGGACATATTATCGCTTTCAATATTTTGAACATTGGTCGTTTAAAATTATGCGCAGCAACATTGGGTGGTGCTAAAAGAGCAACCGACACTTCTGTTCAGTATGCAAAAACCAGAGAGCAGTTTAAATTACCTATTGCAAAATTTGGAGCAATAAGACATAAAATGGCAGAAATGGCTATCCGTTTATGGGTCTGCGAATCTGCATTGTTTCGGTCTGCTAAATGGATTGATGATAAAGAACACGAATTGGCTGCCAGTGGCAAGTCGTTTGCAGAAGCCTTACTGGGTGCAGCAGAAGAATATGCAATTGAGTGTGCTATTTTAAAAGTGTATGGAAGTGAGGTATTGGATTTTGTAGTGGATGAAGGTGTTCAGATTCACGGCGGGAATGGCTTCTCTGATGAATACGATATTTCAAGAGCTTACAGAGACAGCCGTATTAACAGAATTTATGAAGGAACCAACGAAATCAATCGCCTGCTAACCGTAGACATGGTATTGAAACGTGCTATGAAAGGTAAATTGGATTTAATGGGACCTGCAATGGCTGTACAAAAAGAATTAATGAGCATTCCTGATTTTGGATCTGAAGACGAAGGTGCTTATGCAAAAGAATTAAAGACCATTGCTAACTTTAAGAAAGCCATTTTAATGGTAGCTGGCGCAGCTGTTCAAAAGCTGATGATGCAATTAGATAAGGAACAAGAAATACTAATGAATATTGCAGACATGGCTATTGAAGTGTTCCATGCAGAAAGTGCATTAATGCGTGTGATGAAACTGGCCTCTTTAAAAGGAGATGCTGCCGTAGCTACTCAAAATGACATTATGCGTACATATATTTACGATGCGGCTGATCGAATTAATAAAGCAGGAAAGGATGCCTTGAACAGTTTTGCAGATGGCGATGAACTACGCATGATGCATATTGGTTTAAAACGTTTTACCAAAGTAGAACCATTCAACACCAAGGATGCACGCAGAAGAATTGCAGACCGTTTGGTAGCAGACAATGGATACAAAATTTAATTCTATCCATTTCAAATAGAAGTACAATTAAAAAGAATTGAAAAAGCAGAAGCCCCGGCCAATTGGTTGGGGCTTCTGCTTTACACTATTATCTGCTATTAATTCAGTTTATTTAACGCTATTACGATAAAATCAACAACCCACTACCTTCTGATTTCCACTCTAGTTCCAACAGGCAACATTTCGAATAGTTCCTGAACATATTTGTTTTTGGTGCTTATGCATCCTTCAGTCCAATTTCTGTATTCGTCAATCGCAAAATCATCATGCGGTACTGTTCCATGAATTCCTATTTCACCGCCTATTTTAGCATTGGGGGGTATAATCCCTAAAGCTTTTCGCTGATTGAACTTGGCATAACTTTCGGCAGTAGGATAATCAATTAACATGAATCTTTCCCACTTAGCATGCTTGCGTTTACCAGATATATGGAATACACCCTCAGGTGTTCTTCTATCGCCCTGATATAATTTATCTCCTAAATCCTTACTGCCAAATACTACCGGATAAGAAGCCAACCACTCACCCTCTTTATCATAAATCTTAAGCTCGTATTCGCTCTTTATAATATAAACAGAATACGTATCCTTATCTGCTTTAGCGGGATCAAGTACCCTATGCTTTCGAAAGGAAGTGGTCAGAGTAACCCCTGCCAATAATAGTGTCCAGTATACTGCCCTTTTCATAGTATCTGATTAAGAAACGAAAATTAATCATTTGAATTGTGCCTCAGATGTTAATTCAACTTCTCTTAACAAAGATAAAGCATTGGGCAAAATATTACCATGTACTCAATCTTACGCCTACTACAAATGGGTATTGTTCAACTCGGGTAATATCTTTTTGTAATTTATTCAAGCTATAAGAGCCGTACAAGCGAACCGGACCCAGACCAATTTCACCAATAGCTGCTAAACGGAAAGGTTCCATATAAAAATCGGCTTTCTCTTTCACTTTTCCTCTTTCCGCACTAATCTGCTTATTACGGCTGGCAATCAAATAACCCGCACTAACACCAGCACTGAAACTGAATCCTTTACGCTTATCAGGAGTAGTATTTACATTGATCATGAAAGGCACTGTAAGATACCCTGCATATAATTTGTTTTTAGTAAACGATATGGAATCATTGAATACATATGGGGTTGGACTGTTATTGTAGCTTATTCTAGAATCGTATCTGAAATTATACATTTCCAATCCAAGGCCATATTTCAGATTCAGTACATTCTTGCTGACATTTAGTTTTTGCATAAAAAACCAAAGGTTAACATTGGATGACTTACCAGTATTTAAACGATAACTGTTTTCGTTAACTGGACCGTCCTGTGGTCGGAATGTTCTGAAATAAGATCCTGCTTGCGCATATCCATAATTGGTATTGTCACGCATATTGGCAAAACCAAGGTCTACAATCCACCAATTGGTGCTCAGATTTTTACGTTTAGCAGGTCTGCGCTCAACCCTTAGAAGATTGTAATTGTCTTTATTGATTCTTACAGATCCTGCGCTATTATCATCGCTTCCTTTTTTCTTGATGATAACAAAGTTTCCAACTTTGATAGTATCTGTTTCAGAAGTTGTTTGCGCTTTTCCTGTCATTGCAATGCATACCATTGCTACCATGCTTACGATGCTTTTCATATTGTTTGCTTTATGTTTACTGATTATTTTCTTTGTCTGCCATCTTCTTCGTTTTGCTTTGACTTAGAACGGAATATGCTTCCTGCTTTCCGAAACAAACCACGAAGGCGATCTTTATTAATTTCCAATGCCCCTATATAAAGACTTTTATCTTCATCAACATCTTCCAAAGCTGTATAAACAGGCTTTGATTCTTCCGGAACTGCATCTGCTTTTTCTTCCGGCATTTCTGAATGCAAAGGTTTTTCAGCTGCTACTATTACAGGCACTACCCTTTCCGAATTAATCGACGCTAAGCTTAGGTTTTGTTTAGGTACAATTGAACTGTTTGCTGAAATAACATCTCCAGGATTTTGTACAGGTACCGTTTCAACCATTTTAATAACTGGATTATTATTGACAATACCTGAAGCAGTAAGCTGACCATTACTTTTACTATTGCTGCCCTGATTGGACAGTTGATTCCCTCCAATTACTTTTACGTTAGGTAAATTTTCAGCAGCTACTGAATTGGCCTTTGGTTGAATTGAGGAGTTTTGAGTCTGATCAGTTGAATTCCCTGAATTTCCTACAATCTCCGGAGTTGATCCTTCCAACTGCAATGGTTCTTTCAGCGTATTGGCAGGTACCAGCATCCATACAGTTGCCATAATTCCAATTACAGCTGCCGCCGCTGCATAACGCATCCATCGCATATATACAACCGGTCTTGTTCCTGAAGATTTTCTGTATAAAAGTTCTTTATTGGCAAACACCCATTTTTCTTCAGGTAAACGGGTTTGCTGCAACCATTCAAAATCATATTGCAAAGCCGGATGTTGCAATACAAATACTTCTACTTGCCTTCTTTGTTCCTCAGACAATTCCTTGTCTGTATACAACAGAAACCATTCTTCATAGTTATTGAGTGAAATATCCTGTCCTTCCTTTTTAAACAATGCTTCCTTACCCTTAAATACAATTGCTTCTTCAGGTTGCAATTGTGTGCTTTTTAATAGGGACAGCTCTTCTGCCAGATCTGGATTCTCTGCTACAAACCGATCTACGGCAACCTGCTCTTCATCAGAGAGTTCCCCATCTACCCATAGTAGAAAGTAGGATTCGTAATTATGTCGGTTAATAACAGTCATTATAAAATATTTTCGGCGCTTACCAGATAGCTTTTTAAAGTAAGCCTGGCTCGATGCAGGTAAACCTTTACCTGACTCTCACTAAGGCTCATAATCTTCCCAATCTCTTCGTAACTATATCCCTCATAATCTTTCAACATTACCAGACTTTTCTGAGTTTCATTTAGCCTGTTCAGTGCTTCCATCAGCGTTTTTTTAATTCCTGAATGCTGCTGATACTGAATACCTGTCTGCTCCTCAAAAGTATCCTGCAAATGAACCCTTTTGTTTTTGCGGATATGATCAATCATCTGATTATACCCAACAGTAAACAAATAAGACTTTGACTTCCCTGCTTCTACCTGATCTCTGTTTTTCCAGAGTTTTTCAAAACTTGATTGTACAATATCCCTGGCATCTTCTTCATGCCGAAGATTTTTCACGATGAACCTGAAAAGTCCATCGGCATGATTGTTTACACATTCATTGTACTCAAACTCGGTCATAGAATCAGAAACAGTTAGTGGTTTTATACCTGTTATACGGATTAGGGGCCGTAATGTTACAGATGCCAATAATATTTCATAAAATTAGTTGCAAACTGCGGTGAAGAATGACCCAATTGGTACAAAAGGAGGAAAATCTCCTTAATTGGTAGTTAACTGAAAAGTGTTCAGGAAGCCCCATTGAACAAATAACCATATAAGTGCAGCATACAGTAAGATAACTAACAGCAACGAACCAATAAAGTACCGAAATCCACCTTTAGCAATTGTCTTTTGCTTTTCTTCAGAAAGACTAAGCGTTTCGCTGATGATATGCTGATATACCGGACGGGTTCTATAAAAAAAATATCCCAGTAAGAAAATGAGCAGGGAACCTAAGAAAAAGGACAATTTAAAAGCCTGTAACCACTCCCACATCAACCTGTTCAAAATCACCGGATCCTTGAACCGATAGAAGTCCATCTGTGTATAAAGATAAAGGCCAAAAATACTAAGGGCATTGGCAACCCATACTATACCCACCATTATTGGTCCTTGCGTTTTGGCAAGTGCAGACCTATTCCTGTACTGACACCAAAGAAAATTGTGGGCGATGATGGAACTCCAAAAACGGTCATAACAATTAATACACGTATTTAATTAAATAGACAACTGTGCCTGAAACGATAAAGAAAAATAATAGAGAAAAGTAGAAATACATCCCGCCTCTTCTGGCCACAGCATGTTTTTCTGCTTCTTCCAGCTTACTGAATCGCTTGATAATATCAACGAAAATTGCTTTGCCACCATATGCGCCAAAACTCATGAAATAAACAACAGCTAAAAAAATAAGAATGCCCAATCTTCCAGCTATCTCCCAGTATCTGATCAGTGCCAGAATTTCATATACCTGATCACTTTGATTGGTTAACAGTAAATAAACAATTCCAATGCCCAATAACGTAAGTACGTTACAAACCCACGCAAGACCTACCATATGTATGCCATTGGTTTTTAAAGCCAACATTTCACGGTGCGTTCTCACGACCGTATAATCATGACAGATTACGGATTCGAAAATGTTCATTTAATAAAATTCAATACGATACGGTGAAATTTATATTAAAGTTAGTTGAATTTTATAACATATGTGTTTATTAATAATTAATGGTTTGCTCCTCAATTGTTGCTGGAATTTCCCTCCACTCATATTGCTGGTTCCTTAACTGAGGTTCAAATCCAGCTTCTTTGATGGCTTCCTGTATGGTTTTATAGGTAAACCGATGGGGGGCTCCTGCAGCACTTACCACATTTTCTTCAATCATAATCGATCCAAAATCATTGGCACCACCATGTAAACACAATTGTGCGGTTTCCTTCCCAACCGTCAGCCAGCTGGCCTGGATATTTTTAACATTCGGTAGCATAATTCTACTGATGGCAATCATGCGCATATATTCGTCCGGTGTTGTAAGATTCTGAACACCTCTGATTTTGGTTAATAAGGTATCAACATCCTGGAAAGTCCAGGGAATAAATGCCAGGAAGCCTTTGGCATCCGCAGGTTTCATTGCCTGAACGGCTCTGATTTTTTCCAGGTGTATAAACCGTTCCTCTATGGTTTCTACATGCCCGAACATCATAGTTGCACTAGTGGTGATATCAAGTTTGTGCGCTTCGTGCATTATGGCCAACCATTCGTCCGCACCACATTTACCTTTAGAAATAAGGCGGCGTACCCGATCCACCAGTATCTCTGCTCCTGCCCCTGGCAAAGAATCGAGCCCTGCATCTTTCAATGCCTTCAGCACATCGTGATGACTCATTTTTTCTAATTTGGCAATATGTGCCACTTCGGGTGGTCCCAATGCATGCAATTTGATGGTTGGGTACTCGTTCTTAATTTGACGGAAGGTTGTTGTGTAAAAATCCAGTCCTAATTCAGGATGGTGTCCTCCCTGTAATAAAAGCTGATCACCGCCATACTTAAGCGTTTCTTCTATCTTTTTCCGATAGGTAGGCATATCCGTAATATAGGCTTCAGCATGACCCGGTATTCTGTAGAAATTACAAAATTTACAATTGGCAATACAAACGTTGGTTGTATTCACATTCCGGTCAATCTGCCAGGTCACTTTTCCGTGTAGAACCTGCTTTTTCCTCAATTCATCAGCTATATGCATTAAATCCGCCAGAGGAGCATGTTCAAATAAAAACATACCCTCTTCCACTGTTAAAAACGAAAAATCAAGTGCTTTCTGGTATAAATTGGCTAATTCCATCATAATTGTATAAGCAACAAAGTTAACACAGATATAGTTCATCGCCACCGATATCAACAAAACTGCAGTTCAATTAAATATTTCCTCAACTTGCGCTAAAAGGAATTAAATTACTGAAGCGTGAAGAAATTCATTTCCATCATATTATTGCTGGGAGTACTGCAACTCCGCGCTCAGGAGGAATTTGTGCCCCCGGATGCGCGTTTCATCACCAAAGTGCCATTTTTTCAACTGAGCGGGGGTATTATCATTATAAAAGCACAGTTTGACCAGTTTACCGATTCACTGAATTTTGTGCTGGATACGGGTAGCGGAGGGATTTCTCTGGATTCTACTACTGCTGAAAAATTAAAAATCCAAACGCAGCAATCAGAAAAAACTATCCGGGGAATTGCAGGAGTTAAAAAAGTTTCTTTTGCCTACAATCATACTCTGAGTATGCCGGGCATTGAAGTAAAACAACTAGACTTTCACATTAATAACTACGATTTATTGACTAGCGTTTATGGGGTCAAAATTGATGGGATCATTGGTTATAGTTTTCTGAGGCGGTATATTGTTCACCTCGATTTTGACAAACGCATCATGGAAGTATATGCACCCGGTCGATACAAATATCCGAGGGGAGGACAACTCTTAAGGCCTAATTTCAGCACCCTCCCGCTAATGCAGGCTTCCATTCAGGACAACAAAACATTTTTAAACCGATTCATTTTTGATACCGGGGCAGGCTTATGCTTCCTTTTGTCTAGAGATTATGTGGAAGACAGCTCGGTTTTTAAGAGTAAAAGGAAGTTTTTTCTGACACAGGCTGAAGGATTAGGGGGAAAAAAGCAAATGGAAATTGCTGTCATGAAATCTATCAAAATTGGTAACTATAAATTCAAAAAAGTACCTGTACATATTTTTGAAGATGATTATAATGTTACCAATTATCCAACATTAGGTGGTTTAATCGGGAACGATTTATTGAGAAGGTTTAACATTATCCTAAACTATCCTGACCAAAGTATTCACCTAAAGCCCAATAATCATTTCAATGATCCATTCGATTATAGCTATACAGGGCTTGGCATCTATTTAATTGATGGTCAAATTAAAGTAGTGGATATTATTGAGGGATCTCCTGGTCAAAAGGCAGGGTTTAAAATAGACGATATTATTTTCTCCATTGAAAACAATGCATCAAACAATATACAGGCTTATAAAAATCTGTTTCAGAACTCAATAGGAAAAATAAAAGTAATCGTACTGAGAAACAGCGTACCTGTATTGCTAAACATACAAGTGAAAGACATTCGTAAGTAATCAAGATACCCTAATTTGCATTCTTTTACAAATAGCTATGATAGACTATAACCGATTTACACTGGACAATGGACTAACCGTTCTTGTTCATGAAGACACTGCCACACCCATGGCAGTAGTGAATGTGCTGTATGATGTTGGCGCAAGAGATGAAAATCCTTCCAAAACCGGATTTGCTCATTTATTTGAGCACCTAATGTTTGGTGGTAGCGTTCATATTCCAGACTATGACGAGCCTTTACAAAGAGCCGGTGGAGACAACAACGCTTATACTACCAACGACCTAACCAACTACTATTGCCAATTGCCAGCGCAAAATATTGAAACCGCTTTCTGGCTCGAGAGTGATCGCATGCTCAGTTTGGCCTTCAGTGAAAAAAGCCTGGCAGTTCAGCGAAAAGTAGTATGCGAAGAATTTAGAGAACACTACATTAATAAGCCTTACGGCGATGTTTGGAAACATATGCGCGAGTTAGCATATACGGTTCATCCTTATCAGTGGATGACCATTGGCAAAGAATTGAGTCATGTAGAAAACGCATATATAGATGACGTAAAAAATTTCTTCTTCAAACATTATCGACCCATCAATGCCATACTGGTTGTGGCCGGAAATGTTAAAACAGAAGAAATAAAAAAACTGGCAGAGAAATGGTTTGGCCCCATTGAAATGGGAGAGAAATACATTCGCTGCTTGCCACAGGAACCCATCCAGGATCAGGCAAGAAGAAAAACCATTGAAGCCAATGTGCCACTAGATGCTTTTGTAAAAACCTGGCATATGGATGCTAGATTGGAAAAGGGATATTATGCAGCAGACCTGATTACAGAAATCCTGGGTGGGGGCGCCTCTTCCAGATTGTATCAGTCGCTGGTAAAAGAGCAGAAATTGTTTTCTAACCTGGATTGCTACCATTTCGGATCTATGGATGCTGGCTTGTTAACAATTGAAGGGAAGCTAGTGAAAGGGGTTGATATCAACAAAGCAGAACAGGCAATATCAGAGCAGCTTCAGCAATTACAGGAACACCTGGTTCCGCTTGCTGAATTAACCAAAGTAAAAAATAAAACGGAGAGCGTAATTGCATTTGAAGATATGAGTATCATGAGCAGAGCGAGTAGCTTGGCCATGTACGAATTATTGGGAGACGCATCACTAATGAATACTGAGCTGGATAAATACCAGGAAATCAACGCGCAGGATATTCAGCAGTACAGTAAAAATATTTTCAGGGAAAGCAATAGCAACACGTTACATTACCTGGCTAAATAAAGAAACAATTCCATGTTAGATAGAAATATACAACCTTCCATTGTAGATGCGGTAAGCTTCGATTTAAAGCTCAGAAAATGCGAACAGTATCAACTGGACAATCTGGTACCTGTG is a genomic window of Sediminibacterium sp. TEGAF015 containing:
- a CDS encoding PorT family protein, which codes for MKSIVSMVAMVCIAMTGKAQTTSETDTIKVGNFVIIKKKGSDDNSAGSVRINKDNYNLLRVERRPAKRKNLSTNWWIVDLGFANMRDNTNYGYAQAGSYFRTFRPQDGPVNENSYRLNTGKSSNVNLWFFMQKLNVSKNVLNLKYGLGLEMYNFRYDSRISYNNSPTPYVFNDSISFTKNKLYAGYLTVPFMINVNTTPDKRKGFSFSAGVSAGYLIASRNKQISAERGKVKEKADFYMEPFRLAAIGEIGLGPVRLYGSYSLNKLQKDITRVEQYPFVVGVRLSTW
- a CDS encoding acyl-CoA dehydrogenase family protein, which translates into the protein MEATNKTKALLGGEWIIKESNPHETFIPEDFNEEQQMVMDMCHQFLNAEVLPVVDKIDKMEPGLVASLMQKAGEQGLLSTSFPEEYGGLGKDFITSTIVNEGMGGGYSFSVAVAAHTGIGSLPILYFGTEAQKEKYIPKLASGEWKGAYGLTEPNSGSDALGAKTTAKLSEDGKHYILNGQKCWITNGGFADVYTVFAKIDGDKFTGFIVERGMEGFTQGPEEHKMGIKGSSTVQLYFQDCKVPVENVLGEIGKGHIIAFNILNIGRLKLCAATLGGAKRATDTSVQYAKTREQFKLPIAKFGAIRHKMAEMAIRLWVCESALFRSAKWIDDKEHELAASGKSFAEALLGAAEEYAIECAILKVYGSEVLDFVVDEGVQIHGGNGFSDEYDISRAYRDSRINRIYEGTNEINRLLTVDMVLKRAMKGKLDLMGPAMAVQKELMSIPDFGSEDEGAYAKELKTIANFKKAILMVAGAAVQKLMMQLDKEQEILMNIADMAIEVFHAESALMRVMKLASLKGDAAVATQNDIMRTYIYDAADRINKAGKDALNSFADGDELRMMHIGLKRFTKVEPFNTKDARRRIADRLVADNGYKI
- a CDS encoding M16 family metallopeptidase, with translation MIDYNRFTLDNGLTVLVHEDTATPMAVVNVLYDVGARDENPSKTGFAHLFEHLMFGGSVHIPDYDEPLQRAGGDNNAYTTNDLTNYYCQLPAQNIETAFWLESDRMLSLAFSEKSLAVQRKVVCEEFREHYINKPYGDVWKHMRELAYTVHPYQWMTIGKELSHVENAYIDDVKNFFFKHYRPINAILVVAGNVKTEEIKKLAEKWFGPIEMGEKYIRCLPQEPIQDQARRKTIEANVPLDAFVKTWHMDARLEKGYYAADLITEILGGGASSRLYQSLVKEQKLFSNLDCYHFGSMDAGLLTIEGKLVKGVDINKAEQAISEQLQQLQEHLVPLAELTKVKNKTESVIAFEDMSIMSRASSLAMYELLGDASLMNTELDKYQEINAQDIQQYSKNIFRESNSNTLHYLAK
- a CDS encoding MarR family winged helix-turn-helix transcriptional regulator; its protein translation is MPNNHFKRGELYSVINGMASTAVARRLQKNFRNAGLEITIEQWSVLYHLWKEDGLSQQELCNRTFRDKPSITRLIDNLEKQQLVKRVASPTDRRINLVQLTDAAKDLQQITIDLANQTMAEALIGVDKKEIEIVKSVFQRVYDNLTLTPVDQLN
- the mqnC gene encoding cyclic dehypoxanthinyl futalosine synthase, with product MNYICVNFVAYTIMMELANLYQKALDFSFLTVEEGMFLFEHAPLADLMHIADELRKKQVLHGKVTWQIDRNVNTTNVCIANCKFCNFYRIPGHAEAYITDMPTYRKKIEETLKYGGDQLLLQGGHHPELGLDFYTTTFRQIKNEYPTIKLHALGPPEVAHIAKLEKMSHHDVLKALKDAGLDSLPGAGAEILVDRVRRLISKGKCGADEWLAIMHEAHKLDITTSATMMFGHVETIEERFIHLEKIRAVQAMKPADAKGFLAFIPWTFQDVDTLLTKIRGVQNLTTPDEYMRMIAISRIMLPNVKNIQASWLTVGKETAQLCLHGGANDFGSIMIEENVVSAAGAPHRFTYKTIQEAIKEAGFEPQLRNQQYEWREIPATIEEQTINY
- a CDS encoding RNA polymerase sigma factor, yielding MTEFEYNECVNNHADGLFRFIVKNLRHEEDARDIVQSSFEKLWKNRDQVEAGKSKSYLFTVGYNQMIDHIRKNKRVHLQDTFEEQTGIQYQQHSGIKKTLMEALNRLNETQKSLVMLKDYEGYSYEEIGKIMSLSESQVKVYLHRARLTLKSYLVSAENIL
- a CDS encoding anti-sigma factor encodes the protein MTVINRHNYESYFLLWVDGELSDEEQVAVDRFVAENPDLAEELSLLKSTQLQPEEAIVFKGKEALFKKEGQDISLNNYEEWFLLYTDKELSEEQRRQVEVFVLQHPALQYDFEWLQQTRLPEEKWVFANKELLYRKSSGTRPVVYMRWMRYAAAAAVIGIMATVWMLVPANTLKEPLQLEGSTPEIVGNSGNSTDQTQNSSIQPKANSVAAENLPNVKVIGGNQLSNQGSNSKSNGQLTASGIVNNNPVIKMVETVPVQNPGDVISANSSIVPKQNLSLASINSERVVPVIVAAEKPLHSEMPEEKADAVPEESKPVYTALEDVDEDKSLYIGALEINKDRLRGLFRKAGSIFRSKSKQNEEDGRQRK
- a CDS encoding aspartyl protease family protein produces the protein MKKFISIILLLGVLQLRAQEEFVPPDARFITKVPFFQLSGGIIIIKAQFDQFTDSLNFVLDTGSGGISLDSTTAEKLKIQTQQSEKTIRGIAGVKKVSFAYNHTLSMPGIEVKQLDFHINNYDLLTSVYGVKIDGIIGYSFLRRYIVHLDFDKRIMEVYAPGRYKYPRGGQLLRPNFSTLPLMQASIQDNKTFLNRFIFDTGAGLCFLLSRDYVEDSSVFKSKRKFFLTQAEGLGGKKQMEIAVMKSIKIGNYKFKKVPVHIFEDDYNVTNYPTLGGLIGNDLLRRFNIILNYPDQSIHLKPNNHFNDPFDYSYTGLGIYLIDGQIKVVDIIEGSPGQKAGFKIDDIIFSIENNASNNIQAYKNLFQNSIGKIKVIVLRNSVPVLLNIQVKDIRK
- a CDS encoding L,D-transpeptidase family protein, whose translation is MKRAVYWTLLLAGVTLTTSFRKHRVLDPAKADKDTYSVYIIKSEYELKIYDKEGEWLASYPVVFGSKDLGDKLYQGDRRTPEGVFHISGKRKHAKWERFMLIDYPTAESYAKFNQRKALGIIPPNAKIGGEIGIHGTVPHDDFAIDEYRNWTEGCISTKNKYVQELFEMLPVGTRVEIRR